The DNA window AAGTGAATTCTAATTGGTTTATCTGATCACCTGTTGGAAACTTTAATCtttaaataatataattttggTGTACAGTGTATGTTGTTTTCCTTTAACCTCGTCCCAACTCTGTTGTATCAAGTTTTCAAATCATACATATCTTCATAGGAGAAATGCCGTGATTTAGATACAGTAAGAAAGACAATGAAATCAAGtgtttttaatattttgttGTAGCTCTTTTTTTATCACTGCCAAAACGATCAATGTTGTCCAAGTGTAAACTTAGCCTTGAACACCTATGGGGGCCAGCTAAGGGGCTCAATACTGGCCTTCGGATATTGATTTCTTCTTCTGGACTAGTTAGAATCAGCGATGTGCAAGTTTGAGCATGTGTTTTGGTGATTTGGAAGGGATAGAAGAGTTCTAAAGGTGCAGAGTGCCAAAACCAGGGGGAAACTTTATAGTAGAATGGTGAGCTTTTGCTTTGAGGAAGAGCTAAGTTTGCTTGGTTGATTGTGTAAACTGTCtaagagagcaaaagaaagaggTTTGTCCCTTCACACTATCCTGAGGTTATTATTCGAGTATGTCCTTTGAAAGCAATAGGTTGGTGGAAGGAGGAAAGTATATTGGCTAGTCATTACATGAGGTTGGGGCTTTACAAGGAGTCAGTGCTAATCTGTTTGGTTCCTGAAAGAGAACACTTTAAGAAAGTTCACTGAATCAAATGGATCCAAGAGAAGTAGTGAAAAAGGAAGAATAGCATAAAGAAACAAGGCATGGTATCCCTGTATGCAAATGGGTTTTGATTTGATTGGGTTAAAGTTTGTTTTCTAATCCAGTTCACAGTTTCCTTCTGCCAATCTTAGCAATCAGAGTGACCAGGTAGCCTTCAGAACTTGCAAAAATATTGGAGGTCATGTTCTACTAGGAGACTAGCAATGATTGGATAAATATCGTGGAGAGCTCCTTTTAAGATTTCAGATCTAAAAAGATGCTTAGCCACACTTAATTCCAATCTAAGTCCATGTAAGGTACAATAACATTACATCATGGAGAAGTAACTGAAAGAAAGATGAAATTGTTGGAtggtgtaaaatttttttttttttcctaagatAAGTGATTTATGCTATGGGAAATTCTAAGAGTGCTGACTAAGGTTGTGCCCAATTGAGCCTGCTCCATGGTCACTCAAATTTTCTAGTCTCAAGCTACTTGAGTGTTGTTCACGGGCACAGTATCATCAGACTATCAGTATCACGGGCACAGTAATGCATGTTGTAAAAGCTAACTTCATCTTTACTGAGGCTTGACTTGCTAAGACCTTTTTTTGCTTTCCCTTCCTGTGACAAGTGGGTTACTTGCTCAAAAAGTGTGATGGAGATTTTTCAACGTGTTTTTTCTGAAACTTAATTAACACTAGAGATTAGCTAATTTGAGCTTAAGGTACTATCTAGAGTTATATTTGGTGGGTGGGAACATGAATAAGTGCTGCCTGAGATCTTATATTAAGGTCAGGCTTGTGCTAGCAAGTAAAGGACTTATTTGTCTTAATTAAACCTACTTAATCTATTTGCTATACGttagaaaggaaaaaatgccATTGCTTAAGatcaataaaagaaaatttgaaccATCACTGTTTATGGAAACACACAAAGAACGAAAGAAAGAAATGGCTGATGAAAACAAGaattgaagaaagaaaattgtTGTCTGTTTGTTATTCCCATGCTTTGCACAATTAAGAGTACTGGAATTGGTCCATTGTCTTCTTTGGGGAACTTACTGCTATAGGAATTGGAGAAATCTTCCCTGATAAATGGACTTTAAGCTTTCTTACAGATTGTAATGTCCTTTTTGAAAGATTAATTGAAAGATTAAGTTTAAATTTGTGCAGAATGTGTCTTTGTAATGGTTAATCAAAAGCACAATGCAAACTGCTTGAGCACTTTACCTAGAATTTTAAGTCTAACAAAAGGAACATTTAGACCAAGTTTAGGGTGTCATTTGGCTATTGAGGGACAAGTAAGAAGTATACCTTCATATACTTCACGTTGTTGCATGTTATTTTAACCCTATGGAGATTCATAAGTTGCTAAATGTTAATGTAATGAGGACAATCTTGTACggaaatcaagaaatggaacAAGACTTTACAGATAAATAACACATAAAAAATCAAGTGAAATGCTTAAGCATTTTTGGTAAGATTCAGAGTCTAATCAGATGTAGCACTTCGATTGAGTTCAGGGCTTCAACATCATATAGGTTTTAGAGGACAGATAGGAGTAAGAAGTCCATATTTTATGCTGTGCAGCCTGTAGCTGCTTTTGAAAAGAGGAAAGAAGCCTCTCATTAAGCAAACTCTAGTTAGCAAAATCAGAAACATGGAGATATATTAATGAAACATGACAAATCAGAAGTCCCTTCATCTACTAAACTGTTAGTCTCGAATCAACTCATTGGGTTTCTTCATCATATGCTTTTCATGCTTTATGCAGGTGCAAGTTGACCAGAGTGACTACAACAATGTAATTGGTGCTTTGCCTTATTTGAAAGTAAATCGCAAAGCGAACTAGAGCTGATGCAGATGGGCACTGCAGCAGATGCtgtgttatttttttttgtactgAAGCACGTCTTTTCTACGTAGAGGAAGTAAGCAATCCATTGTTTGCCCTTCCCTTCCATCTTAGTTTGTATTTTATGGTCTAACCATCTACCTTATAAAAGAACTTCTGCTCGCTATTACTTTTGCAATGACTTTACACTATGAACTCACGTCTAgcaaagtattttttttttttaataaaaaaaaaaaaatttagaagcCACCTTATGATGATAAGTTTACCCTTCCTGGTAACGACATTGACAAGAAGCATTAATCTGTTGGTAAATAGCTGCTGCATAGACAAAGTggatctttctttttttttttttttctgtttctttgtTAAACTGTTTAAATGCTATTTTCTGCTTTAGCAACGCTAAAACTCTGCTGATCCTGTTGCAGAGAACTCGTACAATTGCACTTACAATCCTATTAAGAGATTTAACATTCCTTTTGAGTTGATAAATCTTAAGGCCCTGATAATTGCAGATAGGATTAAGTACCTTTTTCTGGGTCCTTACTTTGGTGGGAGTTACTATACTTTCTCTTGTCCACTAGAAAGCTTGCTTTCTGTCTCGAGGTTAAGAAGGCTATGCTGTGTCCTTAACACTAACGCCTGATGGATTTAACCTTGTCTCTTCGAAAATCCTTTTTGAGACCAGGTTTATGATCCAGAGGTAATGAGGTAAGCAGCATACTACTGTCATTGCACTTGGTAGAAATTTTTGTTCAACAATTACTACAATAGAAGATCATAGGCGCATTCCAATATTCTCCCAATAATGGTTGTGATGTTCTTGTCATTAAATTCAGCCATTGAGCATCATCCCAAAATGATTCTGCCAAATACTAGAGCCAAAGGGATGGATTTACCTAATTAGTTGTACGACCGAATCATTAATGTTGTTCTAGATGGCAACGCCAAACAATGTTGTTTTCTGCAAACAGGATGATAACTCATTTAATTCTTCTTCTTATGTGGGTCTTGGAGCATGGTGTAAAGAACTAGACGGGGCACAAAAGGATGGTACATGAACCTatgaagaaaattttggaaataTCCTACCATATTTGAGATTCATCCGACAAGGGAAATAGTTGAATTTTGCACCCaaaagcacaaaaaaaaaagtgaaatggTTGAAATATTTCTCCTCTTTGATCAAGTTTTTAAGCTCTGTATTACACGTTAAGATGTTAAACTTACCCTTCCTAGTTACTACGTTGACCGCAGCTACTTTCCCTAATTTTATTCAACTACTGAATAATCAAGATTTGAATTCAATATCAAGAGAGATCTAAAATCCCTTTATCTGTAGGTCATGAATTCAACCTGACCACCttgctgttaaaaaaaaaaaaaaaatttaattgtgTGTTAGTGCACCCTTTTTTAATTGTGTTAGTTTCTTATACAATCCAGCTGATTCTCCCTTCTTTTTAGGATAAAATAGTATAGGTCTCGGtaattgttttttaaaaaaatcaatattGGTTTTTCCTTCTAGTTTGGATGGTGTGTTCAGTTCAATTAATTTGATTCTTGTGGTcgaaaatatcaagaaaggaagacgtcaaaaaaaaaaaaaaaaactctggtGACGATGTAGCAGAATTCCCAACTTCCTGAAATTGCAACCCTAGTATTTGGATTGCTGCTTTCTGgagtttttataaaaatatctattataacgatttgataaatacaagataaaaaataattaagagctgcgtaattttttttttttaaagaaaaatggtaatccaaacaaacaaggcAACCAGCCTAAATTGGCAAACATTAATCCCCCtaatgattgcatgttttgctTTGGTACAACAATTTAATGTCTTCTGTATACGTCATAACTGAGATGGATTATCTTatatattaattaatttatAGGATTAGATGATTAGCATATTCTAGATGGCTCATGACACATATAATTCTTCTCATGTACATCAAACAAAATGTTCCCTGTACAGCCCATAACTCATTTTGATCTTCTTATTTAATTAGAATTTATTTTCTCACTCTTTGGCTATCCCCAACGGTTACTCCAAAAGGATAATACAACGAATCTGTGAAGAATTTTTGGAAATATCCATTCTTGGAGATCCTATGCTTTTTCAGCTTCATCCGACAAGGGAAAGAGTTAAATGTTCTTTTTTTcggcttccttttttttttaaaaaaaaaaaaaatttgggcaTATATGGGAATTTGGATTTAGCAAAACACCACCGACTCCCAATCACCCCCTTGTTTGTTGCATGGAATCTGGGCCCACAATTTATCCACTTCTACAATAGCTATATTCGCTGTCGTTTGGCAGGCGGCTATAACTTTATTGGACCCGATTTTAGTAGATGGCCCGAATACCTGAACTGAATCCAAACCCGACAGAagagttaatttttttttttgttttataccATGCGAttctttttgttttattatacAATTCTAATTACACCGCAACCTCAGTTTTTGTCAAGAATAAAAAGAGTGATATGAAATAAATGCTAAATAAATTGagaaaatttaataaatttacattaTGAGGATGCAGATTCTCGATAAAAAAGGGTAAAACCTCTTATTCCAGTTACTCTTTTAgtaattgaaattgaatgtaTTTTGACAAATATTAAGGagttttttttattcaatttcGTTTCAGTTCAACTATTAGAACAAGTAATAATGATAGCAAGAAATAGTAGTGCAACTCATCAGTTTTCAGTATTTGTGAACACCTTGATAGAGCAAtaataaatacaaaatctaGATGAATTTTGTTAAAATGATTTATAATTTCAGCtcttaattgaaaaaaaaatgcagttcaagaaatttcaaaagaaaaaggataaaagaatGGTTGAGTTGGCAATAAATACTACTTTCACTTTTAGTAATTTTCTTGATCATGAGCATtttgtgaataatttttttattttcaatttttgtgaaataataatcaactatttttttctttttcaatttctaCAAAACATCGTAAATTCCGAATTGTAAACCATTAATTCGGATCTAACCCAGAAACCCGAGTACACGAATCTGGTCGTCAACAACCTCGAAAAGTACCCATCCAATAATTTAAGGCACGTGTACTctttttaccaaattttaaaaaattcctttttctgtCATTGTCTGCCCAAGCCAAGGATCCAAAAGCAGCACaggaaaaggaagagaaaagaaagaaaggaaagaaaggaagggaaagaaaaatctccaaaaaaatTTCTTCCCCTTCAAGTTCTAGGGTTTATGCCCTAATTATCCttcacttttcttttccttttcagctCAGTTCTAAAATCTCCAACTTCTTCGGCACTATCGTGATTTCTCCTTTATCCAATTCAACCAATATCCCTTTATGTTTTTTACCTGAATTCTTCAGTACCTGATAAATTTCCCTTTTCATCTTttgaatatatatttttttttctctttttggttagtttcctttgttttgatgGTTGAGTCGAAAATGAGGTCACGAACGATGTCGTTTGGTGCCGGGAATGATACGTCGGTGAAGTTGGAGATCGCGGCGGCGGAGGAGGTTGAGGCCGAGGAAGGTCACGGACGTCTAAGTAAACGATCTAGGTTGTCTCCGTCTACCTCATCATCGCCGCCATTCATTCAGgtagttccttttttttttttttttcaattcataaGTATTAGTTCTAAGTTTTAAGTAATTATTCTGAATTAAATGAGAATATTTGAGGTGGCTTTAGGTCCAATTTCTTTTtagaattatattttatttgaattgttattttatCAGAGAATAGTTTCGAAAATCGGAAGGGAAGCTGAAAGAACTAGTAGTTTGTGCTGGATAAGCAAATAGATTGGGCTTGTGTaaactttccttttttattaaatttatcTTTGTTACATGCCGTAAGTTCAAATGTTACAGCTACCAAATAGTGAAACCCGCATATACAGTAAAGCTGAGGAAAATGGATATTTAGTAGTGTTCAAGGATTAGGGATGACTtgattaacttttttttttgtattgaaTGTGAACAATCTTATTTTGAAATTACCTGAATAAATTTGATTCATAAAAGTATTTATGGAGGAGGTGTTCTTAAACTAGGTTCCAAAGGCAATTTTCCACTATCGTAGGAGAGATATTGGTGTTCATGTTTTAGGCATGAAAGGATGATTCTTTTCATTAAGATTCTTGGTTGGTCTGCGCTTGCAAGGCTGTGGTTTTCTGCATACATGGTAATCTACATGCTTGTTGTTTAACTTTTGTCATATGCAATTTAATACAACGTGTCAGTCTTCATGAGGCTTTTCGTAAGGATGCCCATCTTGTTTGGACCCAGTTTTAAGTGATACCAGAAGTCAATCATTGCAATTATGGAACTTTTCTCGAGTAGTTGATTGCATGCATCCAATCTGGCAATTTTATAGTTGAGTTGAGGGACCAACTTGGATTTTGAATTTGGAGTATAGGTTAATAGAATTTTATGGCCAGCTACCTAGTTGTGTTGGAAGCCTGATGGGTTTGACTTGTTTTTTGTTTCAAGTTCTTCTGTGCCAACTTTggtattttattcattttttatataattattttttttggttttttgcaACAGTGGAGCACAGCGAACAATGATTTTACTGCTACACCTTTGCAGTACAATCCGCTCAATGAACCTAGCCCTTTGGGTTTGCGGTTAAGGAAGAGTCCGTCTTTGCTGGATTTAATTCAAATGAGGCTATCCCAGAACAATGCTTCTCCTGTAGCGGCTCAATCTGGCAGTAGCACTAGTACAGCAAACAAGGACGCAAAAAACACAGCTGCTTCAATTGCAACTGATAAGATGAAGGCTTCGAATTTTGCTGCTTCTGTTATAAGGATTGGACGTTGGGAGGTATGTAtcatgcttctttttttttttaaaaaaatatttttaatgcATGTCTTAAATGTTTGAACCATATTTTTACCTTGTATCTGTTATGTGGTGGCAGTTTGTCGCTAGGCATGAAGGTGACTTGGTGGCAAAATGTTACTTTGCTAAGCACAAGCTTGTTTGGGAAGTTCTTGAAGCTGGGTTGAAGAGTAAAATAGAGATACAGTGGTCTGATATTATGGCTCTTAAAGCAAGTTTTCCTGATAATGGGCCTAGCACTTTGACTATAGTGGTAAGATTTAATTCGAGTATGATGCCATATCTAAGCTTTCTATTTCATCTGGCTTAGTTTACCATGTATTTTTAGGTTATTTAACAGTATTTATGGTGTTTCAGCTTGCCCGGCAACCTCTGTTTTTCAGGGAGACCAACCCACAGCCCCGAAAGCACACTTTGTGGCAGGCAGCATCTGATTTTACTGATGGACAGGCTAGTATACATAGGTAAATCATTAGACATCGTCTTAGTACTGGggttatttttttaaagcaaaAATTGACATAACCATTTAGAGATGACCATATGCATAGTCATTATTACTGATTGAGTCTCGTGTTTAGATAAACCTCCACAAGTGTCTGATTTACTATTGTGTGTCTACAGCTTTTTGCGTTAGACTAATGTGACTACTTTGGCTTAGCATATATAAGATTGGGAGTCTTGTCATTGTTCATTAGTTTCTTTTCTGTTGGCATCAGAGGGCATTTAGATCATAAGATACGTTGCATAATTCCATGGAAATTATTGCAGTTGTACACCATTTTGTCTGTTCTTTGATGAAGTTTTTTGAATTGTTACACCTTTCGAAGTTTATGCTTTTTGTTTGTAAAATTGTTCTTTCATAACAATTGAAGACTTGAACCAGTTAAAGGAGATGATTGTTTTATACTGAAACTGGAAAAGAGACCACTATTTCAAGCTTATACTCTTGAATGGATATGCCCTTGGTGCACAACAATGTTTATCACTAGGCTTACAACTGGATACTTATCTGTTGCTGACTTTTGTTATATTCGTGTGCATGGAAAGATTTTCTGTTgagttttcttttccatttgcAACCATATTTGTCAAAAGCTGAATGGCTGTCAATATTGAAGGCCTTTACATGATTTGAACAGGCAACATATTCTGCAATGCCCTCCAGGTGCGTTAAACAAGCATTTTGAAAAGCTGATTCAGTGTGATACACGACTTAACATGTTGAGCCAACAGCCTGAGATAGTTATGGACAAACCCTACTTTGATACGCAAGCTTCTGCTGTAGAAAGTCCAGATGAATTTAAATCTAGTCAACTCCGGACTGGTGAAGGATCCTCTGTTTCAAGCTTTCCTGATGTAGCATCACCATCCATCTCAGATTTGTCATCATTGAATTTCGATACCTGGGATTCAGCCACTACAGGCTCAGCCAAAGAAGCCCCTTCGCCAAGCTCAGGTATCTCTTCTTCATGTTTGTGTGAATTTGTTAAGTGGAAATCAGTTACTGATTGAGATGGTGACATTTAAATCTTTTGGCAAAAGAAGTTCCTGTTCCTCACATATTTGTTTTTCTGTTTATATTAAGTACTGGACATCTTGTTTTGGGAATGATTAAAGAGTATATTGAAACTTACGACTTGAAGCTTATAGAGTTACTCGGCTGCTATCATTTTTCTTTGTTCATTTTTTACTTGAAGTTCATATGCGGAACTGGTGAAGAGTTGTAGGATCCTCCTATGTTAGCAGCCATGGGGTCTGTTAGTTGGGATGGTCTTTTCTCTTGCCTTTTGTTTTCATCCTTGATGCAGCTTCTTTTTTAGTGGTTGGTTGTGATTTTCTTCTTTTAGCTCAAAGATCTCAGTTGCTCAAGCCTTTGTACTTGCACCATGTATAGGATTTTACTGATTGCTGAATTTCATTGCCCTAGTAgttgatctctctctctctctctctctctctctcatgatTGATTAGAGTATTGTAGacgtactttgaaatgtttcgTATCTATTTAGAGTTGCTGTTCTCAAGTTTCATTCAATTGTACCGTTAGATTTCCTTAACTTCCCCAGTACAGAGCTTCACTTCTATAAAATTACAAGTATATCCTTTGCCTTATTGTCATTATTGTCAACTACCTTGATAGAAGCCAGCACTGAGTGAAGTTCCTGCATATGTAAATATAAGTATCTGTAAAAATTTAAGAGTAAGGTATGGTGAATTGCAGAGatgaccagaaaaaaaaaaaaaaatactcctGCTTCTGCATCTTCCTTCTCAAACCTCTTTACTGGCTAGTTAGCTAAGTTCCAATATTTTTTCTGGAGATTTTGTTGATATTAGATAAATCTGAATTATACTgtattttttggtttttttgaTCTGTCACTCACCGTCTTGTGCTTATTGATAGTTATGGATGCAAATGCAATTGAATGGAATGGTAACTATTATCTATCTGATTCCCAAGGGCTGAAAAACTTGAAAGTGCCGGGGCTTCATCCTTCTATGTCTATGACTGATCTTGTGAGTCACATTGGACAACATATTTCAGAACAAGTGACCTCTGGAAGTATTCCTTCGGAAAAGGCATCAGAGTGTCAGAACATTTTTGAGAACATTGCACAGATTATGCTTAGTGACACCCAGAATGTAGCAGCTTCAGATGAGAAACTCATGAAAAAGGTCAATTCGCTTTGCTGTCTTCTGCAGGATCCAACAGTAGCTTCCAGTGCACATGTTGAGGGAGAAAATTACTCTGAAGGACCCTTCGCTGGGAGAGATGCTGAATTGAACTACCCTAGTGACTTTATGTTTGAGATGAAGGCTCACGATGATGTAGTGAGCTCAGTGGATCCCAAGCAGACTCCAGGTATCCCAAGAAGAGACTCACTTGGAGACCTTCTACTTAATCTGCCTCGTATTGCATCTTTTCCGAAGTTTTTGTTCAACATTGCAGAAGCTGATGAAAGCAAATATAGATGATGGTTCATAGTGCCGTATATGCAGGTCATATGTAATCCATTTAGATGGTGAACTGGTTGCTTTGCAGTGTCTATTGTTCCTGGTGTTTAATGATTAGCTGGAAATTGGAAATTGTTTTGGATTCAGAAATTTGTTTTGATGAAGAATCCTGATAATTTCCTGAACGGTGTACTACTGGTCTGTAAATAGATCAGATTTATCAAATAGTTAATTTCGAGGGTCATTGATACAATTATTCAGCTTTCTTTGTTTGCAATTTGTTTGCTGCATTCCCAGAATTCCTAACAATTAATCCAATTTTGCACTTGGCTCCACGTTCTTTACTTGTTTATAGACCAAATGAAGTTGCAGCTGCTATTCTGTTATTTCTTCGCATGTTGGTCCTCTCCTCTTTCTGCATGGTTGAAAACGATGAGATTTCCTTGATATGGTACTCTCTATTGTGAAGATTTCATTGATAAATGTTGGTTCCCCAAAAATTACTACTCCTTTTGGGAAATGGCAGGCCATGGTTGCTAAATGCTTTGTGATTGAATTAAACATGACTAGAGCCGCATGCATGATACGGACCATATAAGAAGAATTGATACTCCTTATTGTTTTGGATTACCATTTTTctcctaaaaatagcaatccaaacggaaTGTTGAGTTCATAAAGTAGATCCATTTGTGCACTAAAGAACCATTTCAATAACAAAGGCAAAAGCAATAGCATGTCAAAGACTAAAGAGTATGAAAGTACAAAATGCAAACTAAGGCCGAAATAAATCGAAACAAACAATTGTGGAAGGAGTGACGACCTTTAGTTTGAACTGGAGATGGGGCTTTTTCTAAATTCAGTCATCCGTCAAATAGATACCATAAAAGAGATGTGGTTCTCTTACCAAAGAagttaaagaaaaagaaaaagaaaatgagcaaCAAAATTTAGTTCATTTACTCAACTAGGAAAGTTTACTAGACTAAGGATTGTCCACAGAATAAATTTCCTGAGTGAGACATACATATACATGTTAGAAAGGTCTTTCCTTTAGCAATACTTTTTCCGGCATGGTTGTAAGGCTAAACTTATGCTATATGAAAAAATTGCAAGAAAAAAGCAACTCATTTGGGAAACGAAAGTCATCTAAGTAGCAGAAATCTCTACGTGCTTTTGATCTCCGATTTCCTGTTAGTAGCTATATATTGTTCgctttttgaaagaaaaaaaattagttagAGCATCCACAATGGTTTACACTTTTTATAGTGTAATCCACATGCCACTTCTCATCTTTTATTATACTTCCACTCACAATGAATTACACTCCACAAGGTGTAATAGTATGGGTCCACAATTAAattaaacatttattttaataatgcataactcatatcccataaataaataaagtaattttttaaaactaattttgttatttttaaaaaaaaaagtattaactttcattaaattttgGACATTTGTAGGAATACCAGAAGATGGgtaatttggaaaattttgggggttttgattttgtgaggaggatgaattttctatatttggagcatttaacatatttgtaaaactacaaaaattctcatccataatcacaaaatattgaaattttaaaaaattgtgcAAAGAGGTTGAGGAAAATGAGTGAGagagtaaaagaaataatagaGTAGAATAGTAGGATATAAGAAAAAGGAGTGTGTTGTATGTTTATATAGAGAATTAAAACATAACCGTTGGAAAAAAAGTGAACGTTGCTAACTTTAACATTGTTGGTATAAATTTTGTCATTACTAAATTTTGACACTGACCCACCCATTATATGTATTATCAGAATGATACGTATAATGAGTATTATACGGCCACAATGGATGCCCGTGTAATGGACCCGTGTTATGGCAAGCATTACATGCATCATTAGACTCCGTTGCAGATGCCCTTATAGCAAAGGATAGCTCCCAAAAATTTGAATGTTAAAAGGAACACAGTATTGTGTAATTGATGCCTCTATACAAAGCCGACCAAATTGCATGTATAATTAGCATACAACAAGCAACTATAACGAGTCAACCGTGCCAAAACCCATAAAATATTACATGACAAAAGTATAATGAATTAGGACATGATTTGCTTGGAGATCTTCGATTTGTATAGTATAATATCTTCAATCAACTATAATGTATCTCAACAAGTAAAACTTAATAATCACATTCTGGTCAGGAATATCACCCAATTCAAGCCCATTTgaagtttttgtaaaaaattataCTGTAATGATTTGAAGTGTTCACGGAAAGTGTaaacaatttttgaaaaaaaatggcaatccaaaccTGCACatgattggaaaaaaaaagcattGTTACCACccatttcttaaaaaaaaaaaaaaaaattctcattcAATGGATGAATGTTTAcactgtagattttttttttccacaaatCGGTCTAATATCATGACACGTATGCAAAAATGGGATTTCAAATATGAACAATGATGACATATTATGAATCTATATCAGTTCGTATAAACATCTTTTTAGAGTAACAATGGAGGGAACATGAATCCTTTATGCTTGTAGTATGATGATGTATCTTTAACCTTTAGTCGTGATAATGTCACAATAATTAGACTTGCACGTCCAAATGCAATTTTGTTTATACTTAAGGTGTCTAAAACACAAAAATGTTTAAGAAAAAGGACCGCCCAATAATTAGCACTAAGAGTGAACATGCTTGTATGCATCAGTGGCCTGCAACAAGAAAGATCAACTAATTCAGTTTAACCATGCATGCAGACATCTGAAAGATACATCCCAAAGAAACAtgtaaaaaaatttcaacaagaaaGCAAACAAGTCGAAAACTCAAAGTGAAAAGTAACTTGCTCAACAAAGATGATGCAAAGCAATTTGTTTGTAAGACGTCTAGTGCGTGTGCGTGTGTAATTTTTGACAGAAAGCCTATATGGTTAAATGCATGATTTGTACATAAGCTAAAAGAAATTACAATGATGAATGAGTGGCAAAGAAAGAACTGTTGGGCAGATGTGGTGGTTCTTCAGGAGGCATTT is part of the Coffea eugenioides isolate CCC68of chromosome 6, Ceug_1.0, whole genome shotgun sequence genome and encodes:
- the LOC113772817 gene encoding uncharacterized protein LOC113772817; translated protein: MVESKMRSRTMSFGAGNDTSVKLEIAAAEEVEAEEGHGRLSKRSRLSPSTSSSPPFIQWSTANNDFTATPLQYNPLNEPSPLGLRLRKSPSLLDLIQMRLSQNNASPVAAQSGSSTSTANKDAKNTAASIATDKMKASNFAASVIRIGRWEFVARHEGDLVAKCYFAKHKLVWEVLEAGLKSKIEIQWSDIMALKASFPDNGPSTLTIVLARQPLFFRETNPQPRKHTLWQAASDFTDGQASIHRQHILQCPPGALNKHFEKLIQCDTRLNMLSQQPEIVMDKPYFDTQASAVESPDEFKSSQLRTGEGSSVSSFPDVASPSISDLSSLNFDTWDSATTGSAKEAPSPSSVMDANAIEWNGNYYLSDSQGLKNLKVPGLHPSMSMTDLVSHIGQHISEQVTSGSIPSEKASECQNIFENIAQIMLSDTQNVAASDEKLMKKVNSLCCLLQDPTVASSAHVEGENYSEGPFAGRDAELNYPSDFMFEMKAHDDVVSSVDPKQTPGIPRRDSLGDLLLNLPRIASFPKFLFNIAEADESKYR